In Oncorhynchus mykiss isolate Arlee chromosome 1, USDA_OmykA_1.1, whole genome shotgun sequence, the following proteins share a genomic window:
- the LOC110530588 gene encoding voltage-dependent anion-selective channel protein 2 has protein sequence MAVPPSYGDLGKSAKDIFSKGYGFGLVKLDVKTKSGSGVEFKTAGSTNTDTSKVAGSLETKYKRSEYGLTFTEKWNTDNTLGTEITVEDQIVKGLKLTFDTTFSPNTGKKSGKVKTAYKREFVNLGCDVDFDFAGPAIHGAAVVGYEGWLAGYQMTFDTAKSKMTQNNFAVGYKTGDFQLHTNVNDGVQFGGSIYQKVSPALETAVNLAWTAGSNSTSFGIAAKYQLDKSASISAKVNNISLVGLGYTQTLRPGVKLTLSALVDGKSINTGGHKLGLGLELEA, from the exons ATGGCTGTGCCTCCATCATATGGTGACCTCGGCAAGTCCGCCAAGGACATCTTCAGCAAAGGCTATG GGTTCGGCCTGGTGAAGCTTGATGTGAAGACCAAGTCCGGCAGCGGAGTG GAGTTCAAAACAGCTGGCTCCACCAACACAGACACCAGCAAGGTGGCGGGCAGCCTGGAAACCAAATACAAGAGGTCAGAGTACGGCCTGACCTTCACAGAGAAGTGGAACACTGACAACACCCTGGGAACAGAGATCACCGTCGAAGACCAG ATTGTCAAGGGTCTGAAGCTGACATTTGACACAACCTTCTCACCAAACACTGG CAAGAAGAGCGGCAAAGTCAAGACCGCCTACAAGCGCGAGTTTGTCAACCTGGGCTGTGACGTTGACTTTGACTTCGCTGGCCCCGCTATCCATGGAGCGGCCGTCGTTGGTTACGAGGGCTGGCTTGCCGGCTACCAGATGACTTTTGACACGGCCAAGTCTAAGATGACCCAGAACAACTTCGCTGTGGGATACAAGACCGGAGACTTCCAGCTACACACCAACGT TAATGACGGTGTACAGTTTGGTGGCTCAATCTACCAGAAAGTGAGTCCAGCGCTGGAGACAGCGGTCAACCTTGCCTGGACTGCCGGCAGCAACAGCACAAGCTTCGGCATCGCAGCCAAATACCAGCTGGACAAGAGTGCCTCCATCAGT GCTAAAGTGAACAACATCAGCCTGGTCGGTCTTGGATACACCCAGACGCTGAGACCAG GTGTGAAACTCACGCTCTCTGCCCTGGTGGACGGCAAGAGCATCAACACTGGAGGCCACAAGCTGGGCCTGGGGTTGGAACTGGAGGCCTAA
- the LOC110532767 gene encoding neurofilament medium polypeptide-like, producing the protein MNEKELLHGLNDRFARFIEKVRHLEHENELFEREIEEIKLKAQSPASLAQEHEPELMDLRNLVHDITLQKRQIEIEHQNLEEDFLTLRDKYEQEARDRSNAENGILVLKKDANDAYLAKLQLDKKAQSLVDEIHFLKKNHEDEVSEMVAQFQEAQVTVKAYKFGKPDITEALRDIRVQLEGHATSDFQQAEEGFRVQFAKLTKAAESNREALKATQQEIQENRRHLQGKTIELDCGKGMREALEKQLYELEKRHYAEMIHYQDTIRQLENELTNAKLDMSGYLRENQDLLNVKMALDVEILSYRKLLEGEESHLYTISDTHISMPCIYRQSPVYTLPCLARQGGPTRRSEPQYKFVEEIISETTRDMEMSEIEETGSEETVGGEGDKLRQKQGEESDKAERRSGEQVDEQKEKARGKVDVEVDAPEEEGEQEEESKRQQMVTSAEVEVNGDGVSPSEGENGEEGDDEREEEKGGEPDAIKKTEDIDRGENTQSEVKSAEATSEGEKEKLDTTEKLDSEINETLEKDDTPKQGKSQLEVPMNGDISTEPKTSESEDSKTGSSIKGEPQVPTENISKEPKKVSEERKIERPLQEKKEVDLKEESAPTEQQQDSPKESPIKEGKKVDLTDQSAPTLEQKPDQEHRESDQPQEAESAVTTQEEDLPEPTEKDMESSDNTAELNTSSTKETVEQVKSPDDSGVKTTQDERTVGGKMPDRILSTTSECKEEPLQKTPKKEVGPTEQKVSSKDDSVKSFVQKEHNGREKVTKDVSMSEDKGKESETSPKPNPTVTPKEETSLYSEPTVTPKEETSIKPEPAVTAKEETSPKPELAVTTKEETSPKTEPAVTTKEETSPKPELAFTTKEVTSPKPEPTVTPKDETSPKPDQTVTPKEESSPQQEPTVTPKEETSPKPDATVAPKEETAPQPEPTVTLKEETSPQQEPTVTLKEETSPKPYPTVTPKEETSPQQEPVVTPKVENSRKPEPAVTPKEETSPKPEPAFTLKLETSPPPELAVTAKEETAPKLELAVTTIEETSPKPEPAVAPKVQTSPKPDPTITPKQEISPNSDPTLTPESMTTPKPDSTLTPESSTSPTEESETMGSGDKAKTITPPEEQMPAVVESKDSHRGVPESNTTQEKPEESMDKEPEKVTEPKDREREDQGL; encoded by the exons ATGAATGAGAAAGAACTGCTCCATGGGCTGAACGACCGTTTCGCCCGATTCATAGAGAAGGTGCGTCATTTGGAGCATGAAAATGAATTGTTTGAGAGGGAAATCGAGGAAATCAAACTAAAGGCACAGTCCCCTGCGTCTCTGGCCCAGGAGCACGAGCCGGAGCTTATGGACCTGAGGAACCTAGTTCATGACATCACCCTTCAGAAGCGTCAGATCGAGATAGAGCATCAGAACCTGGAGGAAGATTTCCTCACCTTGAGAGACAAGTATGAGCAGGAGGCACGTGACCGCTCGAACGCAGAGAACGGCATCCTTGTGCTGAAAAAGGACGCCAACGATGCATACCTCGCCAAACTTCAGTTGGACAAGAAAGCGCAATCTCTGGTGGACGAGATCCACTTCCTGAAGAAGAACCATGAGGACGAGGTATCAGAAATGGTGGCCCAGTTCCAAGAGGCTCAAGTAACGGTCAAGGCGTACAAGTTTGGCAAACCTGACATCACAGAGGCTCTCCGGGACATCCGTGTGCAGTTAGAAGGTCACGCCACCTCCGACTTTCAGCAAGCCGAGGAGGGCTTCCGTGTCCAGTTCGCAAAGTTAACCAAAGCGGCAGAAAGTAACAGAGAGGCGTTGAAGGCAACCCAGCAGGAGATCCAGGAGAATAGAAGGCACCTGCAGGGGAAGACAATTGAACTGGACTGTGGTAAAGGAATGAGAGAGGCCCTGGAAAAACAACTATACGAGCTGGAGAAGCGTCACTATGCGGAAATGATTCATTACCAG GACACTATCAGGCAGCTGGAGAATGAGCTGACCAATGCTAAACTAGACATGTCTGGCTACCTGAGAGAGAACCAGGACCTGCTGAATGTCAAAATGGCTTTGGATGTGGAGATTCTCTCTTACAG GAAACTCCTGGAGGGTGAGGAGTCCCATCTGTACACCATCTCTGACACCCACATCTCCATGCCCTGCATCTACCGCCAGTCCCCCGTCTACACCCTGCCTTGCCTGGCCCGGCAGGGAGGGCCCACACGCAGGTCTGAACCCCAGTACAAGTTTGTTGAGGAGATCATCTCTGAGACCACCAGAGACATGGAGATGTCCGAGATTGAGGAGACAGGCTCCGAGGAGACGgtcgggggagagggagacaagttgAGACAGAAGCAGGGAGAAGAGAGTGACAAAGCTGAGAGGAGAAGTGGGGAACAGGTGGATGAGCAGAAAGAGAAAGCTAGAGGTAAAGTGGATGTTGAAGTGGACGCCCCGGAGGAAGAGGGTGAACAGGAGGAAGAGTCTAAGAGACAGCAGATGGTCACATCAGCAGAGGTCGAGGTAAATGGAGATGGAGTTAGCCCTAGTGAGGGAGaaaatggagaggagggagatgatgaaagagaggaggaaaaggggggtgAGCCAGATGCAATCAAAAAGACAGAGGACATTGACAGAGGTGAAAATACACAAAGTGAAGTCAAATCAGCTGAGGCCAccagtgagggagagaaggaaaaacTGGACACAACAGAGAAGCTAGACAGCGAGATAAACGAGACATTAGAAAAAGATGACACCCCAAAACAAGGCAAATCCCAACTAGAGGTTCCCATGAATGGTGACATCTCAACAGAACCCAAAACGTCAGAGTCAGAGGATAGCAAAACAGGAAGTTCAATAAAGGGTGAACCACAGGTCCCCACAGAGAACATCTCCAAAGAACCCAAAAAGGTGTCAgaggagagaaaaatagaaaggCCTTTACAAGAGAAAAAAGAGGTAGATCTGAAAGAGGAGAGTGCCCCAACAGAGCAACAACAAGATAGCCCAAAAGAAAGTCCCATCAAAGAGGGAAAAAAGGTAGATCTGACAGACCAGAGTGCCCCAACACTGGAGCAGAAACCTGATCAGGAGCACAGAGAGTCAGACCAACCTCAAGAGGCAGAGAGTGCTGTGACAACACAAGAAGAGGATCTCCCTGAGCCCACAGAGAAGGACATGGAATCCTCTGATAACACTGCAGAGCTCAACACCAGTTCAACCAAGGAGACAGTGGAGCAGGTGAAGTCACCTGATGATTCTGGTGTAAAAACGACACAAGATGAGAGAACAGTAGGAGGTAAAATGCCAGACAGAATTCTCAGCACAACAAGTGAGTGTAAGGAAGAGCCTTTGCAAAAGACTCCTAAAAAGGAGGTGGGTCCGACAGAGCAAAAAGTGAGCAGCAAGGATGATAGTGTAAAAAGTTTTGTGCAGAAGGAACATAATGGCAGAGAAAAGGTCACAAAAGATGTCTCAATGAGTGAGGACAAGGGGAAAGAATCGGAGACATCCCCTAAACCCAACCCCACTGTGACTCCTAAAGAAGAAACAAGCCTGTATTCAGAGCCAACTGTCACCCCTAAAGAAGAAACTTCCATTAAACCAGAACCAGCAGTCACTGCAAAAGAAGAAACGTCCCCAAAACCAGAACTAGCAGTCACCACTAAAGAAGAAACTTCCCCAAAAACAGAACCAGCAGTCACCACTAAAGAAGAAACGTCCCCAAAACCAGAACTAGCATTCACCACTAAAGAGGTGACATCCCCTAAACCGGAACCCACTGTCACCCCTAAAGACGAAACATCCCCAAAACCGGACCAAACTGTCACCCCTAAAGAGGAGTCATCCCCACAACAGGAGCCAACCGTAACCCCTAAAGAAGAAACATCCCCTAAACCGGACGCCACTGTCGCCCCTAAAGAAGAAACAGCCCCGCAACCAGAGCCAACTGTCACCCTTAAAGAGGAGACATCCCCACAACAGGAGCCAACTGTCACCCTTAAAGAGGAGACATCTCCTAAACCGTACCCTACTGTCACCCCTAAAGAGGAGACATCCCCACAACAGGAGCCAGTTGTCACACCTAAAGTAGAAAATTCCCGCAAACCAGAACCAGCAGTCACCCCTAAAGAAGAAACTTCCCCAAAACCAGAACCAGCATTCACCCTTAAATTAGAAACTTCCCCACCACCAGAACTAGCTGTCACCGCTAAAGAAGAAACTGCCCCAAAACTAGAACTAGCAGTCACCACTATAGAGGAAACTTCCCCAAAACCAGAACCAGCAGTCGCCCCTAAAGTACAAACTTCCCCAAAACCAGACCCAACCATCACCCCCAAACAGGAAATATCCCCTAATTCAGACCCAACCCTCACCCCAGAATCAATGACCACCCCTAAACCAGACTCAACCCTCACCCCAGAATCATCGACCAGCCCTACAGAAGAGAGTGAAACGATGGGCAGTGGTGACAAAGCTAAGACAATCACACCACCAGAGGAACAGATGCCTGCAGTTGTAGAGAGCAAGGACTCACACAGGGGGGTGCCAGAAAGCAACACAACTCAGGAGAAACCAGAGGAAAGTATGGACAAAGAGCCTGAGAAGGTTACAGAACCCAAAGACAGAGAGCGTGAAGACCAAGGCCTCTGA
- the LOC110530609 gene encoding catechol O-methyltransferase domain-containing protein 1 → MAPDIKMYFCFQLVLALTGTGIGSALPGKSHSGGKNNPVLQYVVNNSLREHPVMTKLRLKTLEDPWSIMLVASEQAQLMANLAKLINASKTIEIGMYTGYNTLNMALVVPESGQVVACEIDDEYVNIAKPFFKEAGVEDKITVHLQMCIKTLDELIAAGEAGTYDFVFIDADKRNYDRYYEKSLELVRQGGIIAIDNVLWSGKVVDPAPDDLTSQALDKLNKKLHTDQRIDLSMLTVGDGLTLAIKR, encoded by the exons ATGGCTCCAGATATCAAGATGTATTTCTGCTTTCAGCTTGTTCTTGCACTAACAG GCACAGGAATAGGATCTGCCCTGCCAGGTAAGAGCCACAGTGGAGGGAAGAACAACCCAGTGCTGCAGTATGTCGTGAACAACTCACTGAGAGAACATCCTGTCATGACCAAACTCAGACTG AAAACCCTTGAGGACCCATGGAGCATCATGCTGGTTGCTAGTGAACAAGCACAACTGATGGCAAATCTGGCCAAACTGATCAATGCCAGCAAAACCATTGAAATTG GGATGTACACAGGGTACAACACCCTGAACATGGCGTTGGTTGTACCAGAGAGTGGTCAAGTGGTAGCATGTGAAATAGACGACGAATACGTGAACATTGCTAAACCTTTCTTTAAAGAG GCCGGAGTCGAGGATAAAATTACTGTCCATCTTCAAATGTGTATAAAAACACTGG ATGAGTTGATAGCTGCTGGGGAAGCTGGAACCTATGACTTTGTGTTCATCGATGCGGATAAAAGGAACTATGACAGATATTACGAGAAGTCTCTTGAGCTTGTGAGACAAGGGGGCATCATTGCCATCGATAAT GTACTCTGGAGTGGTAAAGTGGTGGACCCTGCTCCTGATGACCTGACCTCCCAGGCTCTGGACAAGCTCAACAAGAAACTCCACACAGACCAGAGGATCGATCTGAGCATGCTCACTGTGGGTGACGGACTCACCCTGGCTATCAAACGCTAA